A section of the Rummeliibacillus pycnus genome encodes:
- a CDS encoding LCP family protein gives MTNSRVQAKKEKKARKAPKKKKKHLVLKTFLILFALMLVSAGAYAFYLYKQGEKAANKAYDKDNTRVKSELRDAKVEPLKDNISILFVGIDDSQKREQGSDHSRSDALMLATLNNKDKSVKLLSIPRDSYVYIPYVGHDDKITHAHAFGGTQATIDTVENLLDVPVDYYYRLNFDAFIQIVNALGGVDVNVPYAMHELDENDKRTVDLKPGMQTLNGREALALARTRHQDNDIKRGERQQMILEAIIKKASSISSITKYDDILNAVGNNMKTNMTFGEMKSLAAYLKNGMPQVDSLTLKGYDDMSTGVYYYKLDQNNLAQIKKTLQNHLGLTASEINKTKQNNTDTNTNTNTNTNTNTNNGTTNTNTNGYGSGYQSGSNNNYSGSGSGSSYNSNYNSNNYSNNNQ, from the coding sequence ATGACAAATTCAAGAGTACAGGCGAAAAAGGAGAAAAAAGCAAGAAAAGCACCTAAGAAAAAAAAGAAACATTTAGTTTTAAAAACCTTTTTAATTCTTTTTGCTTTAATGCTTGTTTCTGCCGGAGCTTACGCTTTCTACCTATATAAACAGGGTGAAAAAGCAGCAAACAAAGCTTATGATAAAGATAATACACGTGTTAAATCCGAATTAAGGGATGCAAAGGTCGAGCCTTTAAAAGACAATATTTCCATACTATTTGTCGGAATCGACGATAGCCAAAAAAGGGAGCAAGGTTCAGACCACTCGCGTTCAGATGCGCTTATGCTTGCAACATTAAACAACAAAGATAAGTCAGTAAAATTATTAAGTATCCCTCGAGATTCATATGTTTATATTCCTTATGTAGGTCATGATGATAAGATAACACATGCTCACGCATTTGGTGGCACCCAAGCAACAATCGATACAGTTGAAAATCTATTAGATGTGCCAGTAGATTACTATTATCGTTTAAACTTTGATGCATTTATCCAAATTGTAAATGCTCTCGGTGGCGTTGATGTCAATGTCCCTTATGCAATGCATGAGCTTGATGAAAATGATAAACGTACTGTTGACTTAAAACCAGGAATGCAAACATTGAATGGTAGAGAAGCATTAGCACTTGCACGTACACGTCACCAAGATAATGATATTAAACGTGGCGAACGTCAACAAATGATTTTAGAAGCCATTATTAAAAAAGCTTCTTCGATCTCATCCATCACCAAGTATGATGATATATTAAATGCAGTAGGTAACAATATGAAAACCAATATGACATTTGGTGAAATGAAATCTCTTGCAGCCTATTTAAAAAATGGTATGCCACAAGTTGATTCACTTACTTTAAAAGGTTATGACGATATGTCAACTGGTGTTTACTATTACAAACTAGACCAAAATAATCTTGCACAGATTAAAAAAACATTGCAAAACCATTTAGGTCTTACAGCAAGTGAAATTAACAAAACTAAACAAAATAATACAGATACCAATACCAATACCAATACCAATACCAATACCAATACCAATAACGGTACGACAAATACCAATACAAATGGATATGGATCTGGTTATCAATCGGGTTCCAATAATAATTATAGCGGCTCTGGATCTGGTAGCAGCTATAACTCAAATTACAATTCGAATAATTACTCAAACAATAACCAATAA
- a CDS encoding glycosyltransferase family 4 protein, with product MNYLALVVAFVASILLTPLVKRLAYRIGAVDKPNYRKVHDHIMPRLGGLAIFLAFLIGVVIARPMDESMIAILIGAFVIIVTGVLDDMLEISPKTKLIGQTVAAAIVIFFGDVRIDTINLPFGGELDFGYLSIPLTLIWIIGITNAINLIDGLDGLAAGVSTIALVTLATMAFVMSNTFVLAMALILAASTCGFLFYNFHPAKIFMGDTGALFLGFMISVLALLGFKNVTFVSLVIPIIMLGVPISDTFFAILRRLLNKQPPFSPDKSHLHHRLMSIGFTHRQTVLIIYGIAAMFGLAAIIFSMAKLWGAILLITVILISIELFVEVIGLAGNNYRPLLNLVRKK from the coding sequence ATGAATTACCTAGCATTAGTTGTAGCATTTGTCGCTTCAATTCTTTTGACTCCGCTTGTTAAACGACTCGCATACCGTATTGGGGCCGTAGATAAACCAAATTATCGTAAAGTGCACGATCATATTATGCCTCGATTAGGCGGATTAGCTATCTTCCTAGCATTTCTTATAGGTGTAGTGATTGCACGACCTATGGATGAATCAATGATTGCGATTTTAATTGGAGCCTTCGTTATTATTGTAACAGGCGTCCTTGATGATATGCTTGAAATCTCACCAAAAACAAAATTGATTGGGCAAACAGTTGCCGCAGCAATCGTTATTTTCTTTGGTGATGTTCGAATTGATACCATTAATTTACCATTTGGTGGTGAATTAGATTTTGGTTATTTAAGTATTCCATTAACTTTAATTTGGATAATTGGTATTACGAATGCGATTAACTTAATAGATGGATTAGATGGCCTAGCAGCTGGTGTTTCAACAATTGCATTAGTGACACTTGCTACAATGGCGTTTGTTATGAGTAACACATTTGTATTAGCAATGGCTTTAATCCTTGCAGCAAGTACATGTGGTTTCTTATTTTATAACTTCCACCCAGCTAAAATTTTCATGGGTGACACCGGGGCATTATTCCTCGGATTTATGATTTCCGTTTTAGCCTTACTCGGATTTAAAAACGTAACATTTGTTTCTTTAGTAATTCCAATTATTATGTTAGGTGTTCCAATTTCAGATACATTCTTTGCTATTTTGCGTCGTTTGTTAAACAAACAACCACCATTTAGCCCAGATAAATCTCACTTGCATCACCGTCTGATGAGTATTGGCTTTACACACCGCCAAACCGTTTTAATCATTTATGGTATTGCTGCAATGTTCGGTTTAGCAGCTATTATCTTCTCAATGGCAAAACTTTGGGGAGCAATCCTTTTAATAACAGTTATTTTAATTTCAATCGAGTTATTTGTTGAAGTGATTGGACTAGCAGGAAATAACTATCGCCCATTGTTAAATCTTGTACGGAAGAAATAA
- a CDS encoding ComF family protein has product MLKFEALTLEQQKYKDITALYHYNEPMKDFLHRYKFLKDVVLAEVFREQIHQYLKEQQAIIVPIPMHPEKLKERTFAHIDELLNAANIPYTHLLEKKSSITQSSKSKIEREQSEQLFKLKANAKVEATHYLLIDDIVTTGTTLKHAKSLLLEAGAKKVSSFTLIQG; this is encoded by the coding sequence ATGCTGAAATTTGAAGCTTTAACTCTAGAGCAACAAAAATATAAAGATATTACAGCTTTATATCATTACAATGAACCAATGAAAGATTTTTTGCATCGCTATAAATTTTTGAAGGATGTTGTACTAGCTGAAGTATTTCGTGAGCAAATTCATCAATACTTAAAGGAACAACAAGCCATTATTGTACCCATTCCAATGCATCCCGAAAAACTAAAGGAAAGAACATTTGCACATATCGACGAACTACTCAATGCAGCCAATATTCCCTATACTCATTTACTAGAGAAAAAATCATCGATTACTCAATCGAGTAAATCGAAAATAGAGAGGGAACAATCAGAGCAACTTTTTAAATTAAAGGCAAATGCTAAAGTAGAAGCAACTCACTATCTACTAATAGACGATATTGTCACAACTGGGACTACGCTGAAACATGCAAAATCATTATTACTAGAAGCAGGGGCAAAAAAGGTATCTTCGTTTACTCTCATCCAAGGATGA
- a CDS encoding nuclear transport factor 2 family protein: MTLKKIALVVVCGLMLAACSNNDQAKESSSGSTKDSDYTSQNNSINHGITDTKQNFTEATQDSTKSSKEASPDSTSSKDDQIGFEINSDGKVEEAKSIPEEEKQAIIAAFNENLAAFNAKDIDRYAATIAQKPKGFNRQEDIDYAKQVFKEYDAKRTAKNVTIKKYKENYAEVFANVNVLMKQDNNSFTQPTNQVSVMVKENGRWVVSAIYVMGTKE, encoded by the coding sequence ATGACTTTAAAAAAAATAGCGCTTGTCGTAGTTTGCGGATTAATGCTAGCTGCTTGTTCAAATAATGATCAGGCTAAAGAAAGTAGCTCTGGCTCTACGAAAGATAGTGATTACACATCACAAAATAATTCGATTAATCATGGTATAACAGATACAAAACAAAATTTCACAGAAGCAACACAAGATTCTACAAAATCTAGCAAAGAAGCATCGCCCGATTCTACTTCCAGTAAGGATGACCAAATAGGTTTTGAAATAAATTCAGATGGTAAAGTGGAAGAAGCAAAATCTATCCCAGAAGAAGAAAAGCAAGCTATAATAGCTGCATTTAACGAAAATTTAGCTGCATTTAATGCCAAAGACATTGATCGATATGCAGCGACAATAGCCCAAAAACCAAAAGGCTTTAACCGCCAAGAAGACATAGACTATGCTAAACAAGTTTTCAAAGAATATGATGCAAAGCGGACTGCTAAAAATGTAACAATCAAAAAATATAAAGAGAATTATGCAGAAGTATTTGCAAACGTCAACGTTTTGATGAAGCAAGACAATAACTCATTTACTCAACCGACAAATCAAGTATCTGTAATGGTAAAAGAAAACGGCAGATGGGTTGTTTCAGCAATCTATGTAATGGGAACAAAAGAATAA
- a CDS encoding DegV family protein: MTTAIVTDSTAYLSQAEQQQYPIHVVPLSVIFDQETFAEGVDLDVTTFYHKVREAKELPKTSQPPIGEFVTLFEKLAKDYDEIVTIHLSSGISGTYQGAVQAGEMVDGIEVYGYDSEIACAVQGFYVVEAGKMAQNGASAKEIIAKLDEMKKTMRAYFMVDDLSHLQRGGRLSAASALIGGLLQVKPILHFQEKVIVPFEKIRTRKRALKRVEDLLGEDVAAHPNIEAVVIHGNCEAEGKEWLATLSQKYPSVNFKLSYFGPVIGTHLGEGSLGLGWYRK; the protein is encoded by the coding sequence ATGACAACAGCAATTGTAACAGATAGTACAGCCTATTTGTCCCAAGCTGAGCAACAACAGTATCCTATTCACGTAGTACCGCTTAGTGTCATTTTTGATCAAGAGACATTTGCTGAAGGTGTCGATTTAGACGTTACTACTTTTTATCATAAAGTTCGAGAAGCAAAGGAACTTCCAAAGACCTCTCAGCCACCGATTGGCGAGTTTGTCACTTTATTTGAAAAGCTAGCAAAAGACTATGATGAAATTGTAACGATCCATTTGTCCAGTGGTATTAGTGGTACATATCAGGGTGCAGTCCAAGCTGGCGAAATGGTCGATGGTATTGAGGTATACGGCTATGACAGTGAAATTGCCTGTGCTGTTCAAGGTTTTTATGTAGTAGAAGCAGGGAAAATGGCTCAAAATGGTGCTTCAGCAAAAGAAATTATCGCCAAACTAGATGAGATGAAAAAAACAATGCGTGCATACTTTATGGTAGATGATTTATCTCATTTACAACGAGGTGGACGACTTTCTGCTGCATCTGCATTAATCGGTGGTTTACTTCAAGTTAAACCAATTCTACATTTCCAAGAAAAAGTCATCGTTCCATTTGAAAAAATCCGCACACGTAAACGCGCCTTAAAACGAGTAGAAGATTTATTAGGTGAAGATGTAGCAGCACATCCTAATATCGAAGCAGTAGTCATCCACGGAAACTGTGAAGCAGAAGGAAAAGAATGGCTAGCCACATTAAGCCAAAAATACCCATCCGTAAACTTTAAACTAAGCTATTTCGGCCCAGTCATCGGTACCCACTTAGGCGAAGGATCTCTAGGACTTGGATGGTATAGAAAATAA
- a CDS encoding YigZ family protein, translated as MRKNYLTLKSTGTSEIVISKSRFIANCKRVESEQEALDFIQFIKKEHHSATHNCSAYLIGEHDQIQKANDDGEPSGTAGVPILEVLKKQHLQDTVVVITRYFGGIKLGAGGLVRAYGKATTSGLKASGIVERRVHCVMKIDVEYLWLGKLENEIRNSSYIIKEINYSGNVEIYVFVPEEEEFKFTEWITEMTNGQASITCFDKLFLEFDRI; from the coding sequence ATGCGAAAAAATTATTTAACATTAAAAAGTACTGGAACAAGTGAAATCGTTATATCAAAATCCAGATTTATCGCTAACTGCAAAAGAGTGGAATCAGAACAAGAAGCTTTAGATTTTATACAATTCATCAAAAAAGAACATCATTCAGCTACGCATAACTGTTCAGCATACCTAATTGGTGAGCATGACCAAATTCAAAAAGCAAATGATGATGGAGAACCAAGTGGAACAGCTGGTGTACCTATTTTAGAAGTATTAAAAAAACAACATTTACAAGATACTGTAGTTGTAATTACACGTTACTTTGGAGGCATTAAATTAGGTGCTGGGGGACTAGTGCGTGCTTATGGTAAGGCTACTACTTCTGGGCTAAAAGCTTCAGGTATTGTCGAACGTCGAGTTCACTGTGTTATGAAGATTGATGTCGAATATCTTTGGCTAGGAAAACTTGAAAATGAAATTCGAAACTCTTCCTATATTATAAAGGAAATAAATTATTCAGGTAATGTGGAAATTTATGTTTTTGTACCTGAAGAGGAAGAATTTAAATTTACTGAATGGATCACTGAAATGACGAATGGACAAGCAAGTATTACATGCTTCGACAAGTTGTTTCTGGAATTTGACAGAATATAA
- a CDS encoding sensor histidine kinase encodes MLNDKVDLKSLDLIFNRMVKTIDESKNDIFTISEQSRRTFEEMKLELEEVRSKIENVISENDVLEAKSRLSRRRLAEVSKNFKIFSEEEIHKAYDQANQIQIRYSILQAEEKQLREKRDDLERRMRSLLDTIERADHLVNQVNVVLNYLTFDLKHIGPALENAKMKEDYTIKIIEATEEERKRISREIHDGPAQMLANVLLRTDLINRTYEERGVEQALNELSSLKNMVRDALHEVRRIIYDLRPMALDDLGIVPTLKKYLKSVEEYNQGTIVHFNSIGEQVRIGTNYEVAVFRLVQECVNNSIKHGKSRDVWVNFEWRKEHFNITIKDNGIGFDTNIVKKNSFGLIGMRERVELLNGEMNLTSAEKQGTRIMFKIPLNQGQKN; translated from the coding sequence ATGTTAAATGATAAAGTTGATTTGAAATCATTAGATTTGATTTTCAATCGTATGGTAAAAACGATTGATGAGTCGAAAAATGACATCTTTACAATTAGTGAACAAAGCCGTAGAACATTTGAAGAGATGAAACTTGAACTTGAAGAAGTTCGTTCTAAAATAGAGAATGTAATATCCGAAAATGATGTACTTGAGGCAAAGTCAAGACTTTCCAGAAGACGCTTGGCTGAAGTATCAAAGAATTTTAAAATATTCTCGGAAGAAGAAATTCACAAAGCCTACGATCAAGCAAATCAAATACAAATTCGCTATTCAATTCTTCAAGCTGAAGAAAAACAGTTAAGAGAAAAACGAGATGATTTGGAAAGACGAATGCGCAGCTTACTTGATACGATTGAGAGAGCTGATCATTTGGTAAACCAAGTCAATGTCGTACTAAATTATTTAACGTTCGACCTTAAGCATATTGGACCTGCACTTGAGAATGCTAAGATGAAAGAAGATTATACAATTAAAATCATTGAAGCTACTGAAGAGGAAAGAAAACGTATTTCAAGGGAAATACACGATGGACCTGCTCAAATGCTTGCAAATGTATTGTTACGCACAGATTTAATCAATCGCACATACGAAGAACGTGGTGTTGAACAAGCCTTAAACGAATTATCATCACTAAAAAACATGGTACGTGATGCATTACACGAGGTTCGACGTATTATCTACGATTTAAGACCTATGGCATTAGATGACTTAGGAATCGTACCAACTTTGAAAAAATATTTGAAATCAGTAGAAGAGTACAACCAAGGAACTATTGTTCATTTTAATTCAATCGGTGAACAAGTTCGTATAGGAACAAATTATGAGGTTGCTGTCTTCAGATTGGTTCAGGAATGTGTAAATAATTCAATTAAACACGGTAAATCACGCGATGTATGGGTAAACTTTGAGTGGCGAAAAGAACACTTCAATATTACTATTAAGGACAATGGTATAGGGTTCGATACAAATATTGTAAAAAAGAATTCTTTTGGATTAATCGGTATGCGTGAAAGAGTCGAATTATTAAACGGAGAAATGAATTTAACATCTGCTGAAAAACAAGGCACACGTATTATGTTTAAAATCCCATTAAATCAAGGTCAGAAAAATTAA
- a CDS encoding flagellar protein FlgN gives MSIDPLLSIMDKLEKMHKSLLKLSYHKTELIKVGDMDGLDQMLKDEQAHIAAISQLEQQRQKMVTDYLGAKGIAPSGLATVADVMEAADELQEKEKLEEVRKRLMLVIDRLKNQNDLNQKMIFQSLQFVNMTLDLLRPQPDQINYSKTQSRGNRMQQTHFDSQA, from the coding sequence ATGTCGATTGATCCACTACTATCTATCATGGATAAACTCGAAAAAATGCATAAGAGTCTGCTCAAGCTTTCTTATCATAAAACAGAGCTGATTAAGGTTGGAGACATGGATGGACTCGATCAAATGCTCAAAGATGAGCAGGCCCATATAGCTGCGATTTCACAGCTCGAGCAACAACGCCAGAAAATGGTAACGGATTACCTAGGAGCTAAGGGGATTGCTCCATCTGGTCTAGCTACAGTTGCCGATGTAATGGAAGCAGCTGATGAACTGCAAGAAAAAGAAAAATTAGAAGAAGTACGAAAAAGACTAATGCTTGTCATAGATCGACTAAAAAATCAAAACGACTTAAACCAAAAAATGATTTTCCAATCACTACAATTCGTCAATATGACATTGGATTTACTACGCCCACAACCTGATCAAATTAACTACTCAAAAACACAATCACGTGGCAATCGTATGCAGCAAACACATTTTGACTCACAAGCATAA
- a CDS encoding DEAD/DEAH box helicase: MINFQLRDFLTGRLWLRDHVPFPKGTINKHIQLGSIQTIPGVQVISSTNKLFSINKYICNRCLNQNPTFFASFHCAKCNKNCVYCRHCINMGRVSSCSDLILWSGSQRESYTKNNRSRIFQWSGTFTPQQKKASEKLIESVKLNRFHLIHAVCGAGKTEILFHAIAECLNQNKRICIATPRTDVVLELAPRIQKVFPYTFVQALYGGATVEKRYSPLIIATTHQLYRFKEAFDVVIVDEADAFPYTFDETLQQAVQKAKKSQAPILFVTATPSDQLIETIKKLKGGYSFIPRRYHGHPLPVPRYESLFNYQKQMTKGRIPGKLIDWINTRLTKEEPFLVFFPTIELMEKAIPLFQNLHPQIEAVHAEDPNRKEKVLALRQKKVPGLLTTTILERGITIPNVQVAIVGAESEIFTASALIQIGGRVGRSADRPTGDLVFFHHGITLEMDEARNTILKLNDMEVLTSVTPTN; this comes from the coding sequence CTGATCAACTTTCAACTTCGAGACTTTCTGACAGGACGCCTTTGGTTACGAGACCATGTTCCTTTCCCGAAAGGAACAATCAACAAACATATTCAACTGGGATCTATCCAAACGATTCCAGGTGTACAAGTAATAAGCTCAACGAATAAGTTATTTTCAATTAATAAATACATCTGTAATCGTTGTCTAAATCAAAACCCTACATTTTTTGCTTCATTTCACTGTGCGAAGTGCAATAAAAATTGTGTATATTGCCGACATTGTATCAATATGGGGAGAGTTAGTAGCTGTTCAGATTTAATACTCTGGTCAGGATCACAGCGGGAATCCTATACTAAAAACAATCGATCTCGTATCTTTCAATGGTCAGGCACATTTACGCCACAACAAAAGAAGGCTTCCGAAAAATTAATTGAAAGCGTGAAATTGAATCGATTCCATTTGATCCATGCAGTATGTGGGGCAGGGAAGACAGAGATTCTTTTTCATGCCATTGCGGAATGTCTAAACCAAAATAAACGAATTTGTATTGCAACGCCAAGAACGGATGTTGTCCTTGAACTTGCGCCAAGAATTCAAAAAGTATTTCCGTATACTTTTGTACAAGCATTATATGGTGGAGCAACAGTAGAAAAACGTTATTCGCCACTAATTATTGCAACGACACATCAGCTCTATCGATTTAAAGAGGCATTTGATGTTGTGATAGTCGATGAAGCAGATGCATTTCCTTATACGTTTGATGAGACATTGCAACAAGCAGTTCAGAAAGCGAAGAAATCACAAGCACCCATATTATTTGTAACTGCAACACCATCTGATCAACTCATTGAAACGATAAAAAAATTAAAAGGTGGTTATTCTTTTATTCCTAGAAGATATCATGGTCATCCACTTCCTGTGCCACGTTATGAGTCGCTATTTAATTATCAAAAACAAATGACAAAAGGAAGGATTCCCGGAAAATTAATAGATTGGATTAATACCCGACTTACGAAGGAAGAACCCTTTCTCGTATTTTTCCCAACCATTGAACTTATGGAAAAAGCAATTCCTTTGTTTCAAAATTTGCATCCACAAATTGAAGCGGTCCATGCAGAAGATCCCAATCGTAAAGAGAAGGTACTTGCACTTCGTCAAAAAAAGGTTCCAGGTCTATTAACAACAACCATTCTTGAACGGGGAATCACCATTCCAAACGTACAAGTTGCAATAGTTGGAGCGGAAAGTGAGATTTTCACAGCAAGCGCACTGATTCAAATAGGTGGTCGTGTAGGTCGATCAGCTGATCGCCCAACAGGAGATTTAGTATTCTTCCACCACGGCATCACACTTGAAATGGATGAAGCAAGGAATACAATCCTAAAGCTAAATGATATGGAGGTGCTGACATCAGTAACTCCAACCAATTAA
- a CDS encoding response regulator yields the protein MTKIIIVDDHQLFREGVKRILDFEDTFDVVAEGDDGIDVIRLYEEYQPDVVLMDINMPQKNGVEATAELLEKYPDAKVIMLSIHDDESYVSHALKSGALGYMLKEMDADEIVDAIKIVAAGGSYLHPKVTRNLVAEYRRLSERENKGSFHQTEIRRPFHLLTKRECEVLQLLTDGQSNRAIGETLYISEKTVKNHVSSILQKMNVNDRTQAVVTAIKNGWVEVR from the coding sequence ATGACGAAAATTATTATTGTAGACGATCACCAATTATTCCGCGAAGGTGTTAAACGAATTCTAGATTTCGAAGATACTTTTGATGTAGTAGCTGAAGGTGATGACGGTATTGACGTTATTCGTCTATATGAAGAATACCAACCTGATGTAGTATTAATGGATATCAATATGCCACAAAAAAATGGTGTAGAAGCTACAGCAGAACTATTAGAAAAATATCCTGATGCAAAAGTAATTATGCTTTCAATCCATGATGATGAATCATATGTTTCACATGCACTAAAATCTGGTGCACTTGGCTATATGCTAAAAGAAATGGATGCCGATGAAATTGTTGATGCAATTAAAATTGTAGCAGCAGGTGGTTCATACCTACATCCAAAAGTAACACGTAATTTAGTAGCGGAATATCGTCGTTTAAGTGAACGCGAAAATAAAGGATCATTCCATCAAACAGAAATTCGCCGTCCTTTCCATCTACTTACAAAACGTGAATGCGAAGTTCTTCAACTTTTAACAGATGGGCAAAGTAACAGAGCAATCGGTGAAACATTATACATCTCTGAAAAAACTGTAAAGAACCACGTATCAAGCATTCTTCAAAAAATGAATGTAAATGACCGTACACAAGCTGTTGTAACCGCTATTAAAAACGGCTGGGTAGAAGTTCGATAA
- the flgM gene encoding flagellar biosynthesis anti-sigma factor FlgM, which produces MKIYNYGVNKVNPYQNQSLKTEQVKKSTLNVTDQLEISSAAKDLQGIKSYADERAERVQQLKEQIQTGNYQVDAQKLATDIFNYYRR; this is translated from the coding sequence ATGAAAATCTATAACTACGGTGTAAATAAGGTAAACCCGTATCAAAACCAATCGTTAAAGACGGAGCAAGTTAAGAAAAGTACACTGAATGTAACAGATCAATTAGAAATTTCTTCAGCTGCTAAAGACCTTCAAGGAATTAAAAGTTATGCAGATGAAAGAGCTGAGCGTGTTCAGCAACTAAAGGAACAGATTCAAACTGGCAATTACCAAGTAGACGCTCAAAAACTTGCAACAGATATTTTTAACTATTACCGTCGATGA
- a CDS encoding TIGR03826 family flagellar region protein, producing MGELRNCPKCESFFNYTGVREICPKCALDEEKLYEEVYRFLRRRENRAATVDRIVEATGVEKELLYKWVKKNRLQPALFPNLGYPCDNCGHLTTKGKLCESCTKELKSNLNKFEAAQEFRENIAKNDKATYLADRKRK from the coding sequence ATGGGGGAGTTACGAAATTGTCCGAAGTGTGAAAGTTTCTTTAACTATACTGGTGTTCGAGAGATTTGTCCTAAATGTGCACTAGATGAAGAAAAATTATATGAAGAAGTTTACCGCTTCTTACGTAGAAGGGAAAACCGTGCAGCAACAGTAGATCGAATTGTTGAAGCAACGGGAGTAGAAAAAGAGCTATTATATAAATGGGTTAAAAAAAATAGATTACAACCCGCTTTATTCCCTAATTTAGGATACCCATGTGATAACTGCGGTCATTTAACGACTAAAGGGAAACTATGCGAAAGTTGTACGAAAGAATTGAAATCGAATCTTAATAAGTTTGAAGCAGCTCAGGAATTCAGAGAGAATATTGCCAAAAATGACAAAGCTACTTATTTAGCAGACCGTAAAAGAAAATAA